A portion of the Flavobacterium magnum genome contains these proteins:
- the rpsJ gene encoding 30S ribosomal protein S10 has translation MSQKIRIKLKSYDHMLVDKSSEKIVKTVKSTGAVVTGPIPLPTHKKLFTVLRSPHVNKKAREQFEVMSYKRLIDIYSSSSKTIDALMKLELPSGVEVEIKV, from the coding sequence ATGAGTCAAAAAATCAGAATAAAATTGAAATCGTACGATCATATGCTTGTCGACAAATCGTCAGAGAAGATCGTAAAAACGGTGAAAAGCACCGGCGCTGTGGTTACAGGTCCTATTCCGTTGCCAACGCACAAAAAACTTTTTACCGTACTGCGTTCTCCGCACGTAAACAAAAAAGCGAGGGAGCAGTTTGAAGTAATGTCATACAAAAGGTTAATTGATATTTACTCTTCGTCTTCAAAAACCATTGACGCCCTGATGAAATTAGAGTTGCCAAGCGGTGTTGAAGTGGAAATCAAAGTATAA
- the rplC gene encoding 50S ribosomal protein L3 produces the protein MSGLIGRKIGMTSIFDENGKNIPCTVIEAGPCVVTQVRTKEVDGYEALQLGFDDKTEKHSTKAAIGHFKKAGTVAKKKVVEFQDFATEQKLGDIIDVTVFEEGEFVDVQGVSKGKGFQGVVKRHGFGGVGQSTHGQHNRLRAPGSVGASSYPSRVFKGMRMAGRMGGENVKVQNLRVLKVLADKNLILVKGAIPGHNNSYVIIQK, from the coding sequence ATGTCTGGGTTAATTGGCAGAAAAATCGGCATGACCAGCATCTTTGACGAGAACGGAAAAAACATTCCGTGTACCGTAATCGAAGCTGGACCATGTGTAGTTACCCAAGTCAGAACCAAAGAGGTCGACGGGTATGAAGCGTTGCAACTTGGTTTCGATGACAAAACTGAAAAACATTCCACAAAAGCGGCTATCGGTCACTTTAAGAAAGCTGGAACTGTTGCTAAGAAAAAAGTCGTTGAATTCCAGGATTTCGCAACAGAGCAAAAATTGGGTGACATCATTGATGTGACCGTTTTTGAAGAAGGTGAATTTGTGGACGTGCAAGGCGTTAGCAAAGGTAAAGGTTTCCAGGGTGTTGTAAAGCGTCACGGTTTTGGCGGGGTAGGACAGTCTACTCACGGTCAGCACAACCGTTTGCGTGCGCCTGGTTCTGTGGGAGCTTCATCTTATCCTTCACGTGTATTCAAAGGAATGCGTATGGCGGGAAGAATGGGTGGAGAAAATGTTAAAGTTCAAAACCTGAGGGTGTTGAAGGTATTGGCCGATAAAAACCTGATCCTGGTTAAAGGTGCCATTCCTGGTCACAACAACTCTTATGTAATCATTCAGAAGTAA